A single genomic interval of Amblyomma americanum isolate KBUSLIRL-KWMA chromosome 11, ASM5285725v1, whole genome shotgun sequence harbors:
- the LOC144110261 gene encoding uncharacterized protein LOC144110261 — protein sequence MFTVPPLPEFIEAYNLSIVLPKLQYVVVATHKLRRPGVVTCTGERALAAVAFRKIRDQFVKSRDDIETLRKFAYSISVGADIYHLAHETEVRYLAPILRISSVFNGREIMWGKTSYKDVCELLTEDQDADGECRVVKGRSTFSRIDGILEEVAALAGPQELKRRMLRSYGEGFGEAPVAVFDVFLDDDPRRQCKDTDMEAPLLQTIAETGPGR from the exons ATGTTCAcggtgccgccgctgcccgaATTCATAGAAGCTTACAACTTGTCGATTGTGCTGCCAAAATTGCAGTACGTGGTCGTGGCGACGCACAAGCTCCGGCGGCCAGGAGTGGTCACGTGCACCGGCGAACGGGCCCTGGCAGCGGTGGCCTTCCGCAAGATCAGGGACCAGTTCGTCAAATCGAGAGACGACATCGAGACGCTCCGAAAGTTTGCCTACAGCATATCG GTGGGCGCAGACATCTACCATCTGGCGCACGAGACGGAAGTTAGATACCTAGCGCCAATTTTGCGCATCTCCTCAGTATTCAACGGGAGAGAAATTATGTGGGGGAAGACAAGCTACAAGGACGTGTGTGAGCTGTTGACCGAGGATCAAGACGCCGATGGAGAGTGTCGGGTCGTGAAGGGCCGGAGCACTTTCAGCCGAATAGACGGCATTCTTGAGGAG GTGGCGGCTCTGGCGGGACCTCAAGAGCTGAAGCGTCGCATGCTGAGGTCGTACGGTGAAGGCTTTGGCGAGGCACCCGTGGCGGTGTTCGACGTATTCCTGGACGATGACCCCCGCAGGCAATGCAAGGACACCGACATGGAGGCACCACTGCTCCAGACCATCGCTGAGACAGGGCCTGGTCGATAA